A section of the Babesia microti strain RI chromosome I, complete genome genome encodes:
- a CDS encoding hypothetical protein (overlaps_old_locusTagID:BBM_I01365), with product MRVVILRWCCGMNTVCVVRGVEPNRIFTYEHNSCHYQLHKVTKHNARQVELILKKCNLLTGGDRVFPEPTEWCHYFDYSYLVIYATFSVATIVCKKVSNELIVEAIAVLDNFRNIGLSKFMLSSVLNSLRNDIHFVSARMEDGCRDIHHLYTSCGFKSGKEGILTKENITTDQPTQ from the exons ATGAGGGTGGTGATATTGCGGTGGTGCTGCGGTATGAACACAGTGTGCGTAGTAAGGGGTGTAGAGCCTAATCGAATATTCACATATGAACACAATTCATGTCATTATCAATTACATAAAGTGACCAAGCATAATGCTAGACAAGTAGAGCTGATTCTCAAAAAATGCAATCTTTTAACAGGTGGAGATAGAGTCTTTCCAGAGCCTACCGAATGGTGCCACTACTTTGACTATTCATACCTAGTCATATATGCTACATTTTCAGTGGCTACTATTGTTTGTAAGAAAGTGTCAAACGAACTGATAGTGGAGGCAATTGCAGTACTCGACAATTTTCGTAACATAGGCCTGA GTAAATTCATGCTATCTAGTGTCTTAAACTCTCTCCGCAACGATATACATTTCGTTAGCGCTAGAATGGAAGATGGCTGTAGAGATATCCACCATCTATACACTAGCTGCGGTTTTAAGAGTGGAAAGGAAGGGATTTTGACCAAGGAAAATATTACGACGGACCAACCTACACAATAA
- a CDS encoding hypothetical protein (overlaps_old_locusTagID:BBM_I01360;~overlaps_old_locusTagID:BBM_I01365), with the protein MDRKREFILYLPATNRSDLDHYGRTIDTSSHSFYHQSSLIFRQISTIHSLISEDDMYYNFAKYGHKSRLDGLRHRQIELERIGIQPIIDDTNQAGEAIKLIHEWLNKQIAQKPKLFNIKSQAFGPNDENCDEVMSKKGVIACLYHMLQQVTDKIKSHETAALETKSQLHKFKALINAPTNALDQYDLFIPPRQDTKGDIAPLPGLGPLPTNTTDKDDSKTTPKDREKNESGNNLTKRDYTPSGIQMHESDLLVQQNEQLVETFADVSQDIDIVTSVQNRLYEISTMFVQFSTTLNDQLDIFENIRDNLQLSIGNIETTGENLKQSLEREFSLVVMVAYLFLVAGVVLFLLDFSRWR; encoded by the coding sequence ATGGACAGGAAAAGGgaatttattttatacCTCCCAGCCACAAACCGCTCAGATTTAGACCATTATGGACGCACAATAGATACCAGTTCCCATTCCTTCTACCACCAATCCTCCCTGATCTTCCGACAAATATCCACTATACACTCCCTTATCAGCGAAGATGATATGTACTATAACTTTGCAAAGTATGGCCACAAGTCCAGGCTTGATGGACTTAGACACAGGCAAATAGAGCTAGAAAGGATCGGTATTCAGCCAATAATCGATGACACTAACCAGGCTGGAGAGGCAATCAAACTCATCCACGAGTGGCTGAACAAACAAATAGCGCAAAAGCCCAAGCTATTTAACATAAAATCGCAAGCCTTTGGACCAAATGACGAAAACTGCGATGAAGTCATGAGTAAAAAGGGTGTAATAGCTTGTCTGTACCATATGCTACAACAGGTAACCGACAAAATCAAAAGCCACGAAACGGCTGCCCTTGAGACCAAATCTCAACTGCACAAGTTCAAAGCATTGATCAATGCACCTACAAACGCATTAGATCAGTACGACTTATTCATACCACCCCGACAAGATACCAAAGGCGATATTGCTCCCCTTCCAGGACTCGGTCCACTCCCAACAAATACTACGGACAAGGATGATAGTAAAACCACACCAAAGGATAGGGAAAAAAATGAAAGTGGAAACAATTTGACTAAACGTGATTACACCCCATCCGGTATACAAATGCACGAGAGTGACTTGCTGGTACAACAAAATGAACAGCTAGTTGAAACATTCGCAGACGTATCGCAGGACATAGACATTGTTACATCTGTACAAAACAGACTATACGAAATATCTACTATGTTTGTCCAATTCTCCACGACGCTAAACGATCAGCTGGACATTTTCGAAAACATACGCGACAACCTACAGCTATCCATTGGCAATATTGAAACCACAGGCGAAAATCTTAAGCAGTCACTGGAGAGGGAATTCAGCCTAGTGGTTATGGTGGCATATCTGTTTCTCGTTGCGGGCGTGGTATTATTTCTACTGGACTTTAGCAGGTGGCGTTGA
- a CDS encoding hypothetical protein (overlaps_old_locusTagID:BBM_I01335) produces MIRHMPICLKDISINPTKLLYLYSENSKDMYIINSFNSYTNVISFMASGYFILSNFNLVYSYDRIIVFIIYTLLYYSIYQ; encoded by the coding sequence ATGATACGACACATGCCCATCTGTTTAAAGGATATATCTATTAATCCTACGAAATTACTTTATTTATACTCTGAAAATTCTAAAGATATGTACATAATCAACTCATTCAACTCTTATACGAATGTAATATCCTTTATGGCATCGGGCTACTTCATCCTATCAAACTTTAATCTTGTATACTCCTACGATCGCATTATCGTCTTCATCATCTACACCCTACTTTATTACTCCATTTATCAATGA
- a CDS encoding conserved Plasmodium protein, unknown function (overlaps_old_locusTagID:BBM_I01380), which produces MIQKCHKKCLYIFMRNFSSIFEVIRARNCGKLGKSHRNDASKPNVTAILKRYAAVEPIVPSNIANEFIKKVSNLRCLSMDTLCHLPYYKCEDISAIIKFLSQIKYRDVILLQGLCEALYWQCSINKARLGSVTSVLSNLVNLSFVPQLRISKTFCDQLDNPKNKQSIGDYTRVYKFLVLTNLIDVHHFIQLYARIEEKCLNSMGLMNHSQLALISTILQYLPGAKWELMDRICANFQRKLHEIPMDSFTILLKNINKLRPEFKLVPRHCPPLIAQVVNNFTLDITQIITILQTMSIYYIRDTPVLSKLGKLLSKSDNFTLEQKILVLNIFAQLNYKHKEFLTSMPLETICNGISKLKMVEKCNTVGEVKELFQDFYPYISVHPYKFIQFSIAYINCLAKVDYNKREFVLKALDIVKQCNMRREDFTLLSKRIFQLTLINQGKISLSSYSQSIGQYNQLVEQNSLINEGGNAINCIGNFVGFDCNTTDEMIDRLADLLPQKMKSVVPKRATKRELMIAKFNYSKTGLLRVDCSVKDLLQAIAIKRDNTNTNLLVPRENPPNMPFNNLEEYRTNKLKNTQVIRRGGISLPMDCKVYRTKSVFELYSAFWNRTFGQYIQHPAHKRLQNRKLYRTMAKLLFRKRNKSSNKSLKHFQASRLYGVSVMLETSSGLRDKDEIRKLFFKRKRYSGSKRSFESNLTYVNKWRLLRRCFLRPYSQLHAAFKTYNMSSDSYLNSIVKVYKNPDLSGFTFDCFVHNSKIPIIYDTKPILDPVGDHVRMGKTFWEFQRIRDMYLDKWRESVTNILQLNKTNFTRINESKSNNKNVKLLVGGLESLVKLNCLSLKYLYYVIRQIKQSDGNPVEQLTLTNRLHRAISNYNSEVLQTNRNTLVDLYKKYIPLAQNAECKMPRDIVNFVYTMGNSLNIIQSIGALEELKIDLKQLGVKIIRMGERFPTDSHKKEFSLHFEGNFLKVLKFFEAEKVDLVLENMDKLAKHSPPPTAKLLP; this is translated from the exons ATGATACAAAAATGCCACAAAAAATGTCTGTACATTTTCATGCGGAACTTTTCATCAATATTTGAAGTGATAAGGGCCAGAAATTGTGGTAAATTGGGGAAATCTCACAGGAACGATGCGTCTAAGCCCAATGTAACGGCAATACTTAAACGCTATGCGGCGGTTGAACCCATCGTACCAAGCAATATCGCAAATGAATTCATTAAGAAGGTTTCCAACCTTCGTTGCCTCAGTATGGATACTCTATGTCATTTGCCATATTACAAATGCGAAGACATATCTGcgataattaaatttttatcacaaataaaGTACCGGGATGTGATTCTGTTACAAGGGTTGTGCGAAGCCCTGTACTGGCAATGCAGCATCAATAAGGCCAGATTGGGCAGTGTGACTTCTGTGCTTTCtaatttggtaaatttgtcatttgtaCCTCAACTGAGGATTAGCAAGACTTTTTGCGATCAATTAGACAATCCCAAGAACAAGCAATCCATTGGAGATTATACTAGAGTATACAAGTTTTTAGTCCTCACTAATCTAATAGATGTCCATCACTTTATACAGCTTTACGCTAGGATTGAagaaaaatgtttaaattcAATGGGCCTTATGAATCATTCACAATTGGCACTTATATCAACCATTTTGCAGTACTTACCGGGCGCTAAATGGGAGTTGATGGATCGTATTTGTGCAAACTTCCAACGGAAATTGCACGAAATTCCTATGGATTCATTTACCATACtcttaaaaaatataaataaattgagaCCTGAATTCAAACTAGTTCCTAGGCATTGTCCACCTCTTATAGCACAGgttgttaataatttcacCTTGGATATAACACAAATCATTACTATTTTGCAAACTATGTCCATATACTACATAAGGGATACGCCTGTTTTGTCTAAATTGGGGAAATTACTTTCtaaaagtgataattttacacttGAGCAGAAAATATTAGTACTAAACATTTTTGCCCAATTGAATTATAAACATAAGGAATTTTTAACAAGTATGCCCCTTGAAACCATTTGTAACGGTATATCTAAGTTAAAAATGGTGGAAAAGTGCAACACGGTAGGAGAAGTAAAGGAGCTGTTTCAAGATTTTTACCCATATATATCAGTACACCCatataaattcatccaATTCTCAATTGCATACATTAATTGTCTGGCAAAAGTTGATTATAATAAACGAGAATTTGTGCTTAAGGCATTGGATATTGTCAAGCAGTGTAACATGCGTAGGGAAGATTTTACACTGCTAAGCAAGAGAATATTCCAATTAACTCTGATCAATCAGGGTAAAATCAGTTTATCAAGTTATAGTCAATCGATTGGGCAGTATAATCAACTAGTTGAACAGAACTCTCTTATCAATGAAGGGGGTAATGCGATAAATTgtattggcaattttgtAGGATTCGATTGCAATACAACTGATGAGATGATAGATCGCTTGGCAGATTTACTACcgcaaaaaatgaaaagtGTGGTGCCAAAAAGGGCTACCAAGAGGGAATTGATGATAGCTAAGTTTAATTACTCGAAAACGGGATTGTTACGCGTTGATTGTAGCGTAAAAGATTTGCTTCAAGCTATTGCGATTAAACGTGATAACACTAACACCAATTTGTTGGTTCCCAGAGAAAACCCGCCTAACATGccattcaacaatttggaGGAATACAGAACTAATAAGCTTAAAAATACTCAAGTGATAAGGCGTGGCGGGATTTCTCTGCCTATGGATTGCAAAGTGTACCGAACCAAATCGGTATTTGAG CTGTATAGTGCTTTCTGGAACAGGACTTTTGGGCAATACATCCAGCATCCTGCACATAAGCGTCTACAGAATAGGAAATTGTATCGCACAATGGCTAAAC TACTTTTTAGAAAAAGGAATAAGAGTAGTAATAAATCACTAAAGCATTTTCAGGCTAGTAGATTATATGGTGTAAGCGTTATGTTGGAAACTTCAAGTGGTCTGAGGGACAAGGATGAGATAAGGAAATTGTTTTTCAAAAGGAAGAGGTATTCTGGGTCAAAGCGTAGTTTTGAAAGTAATTTGACTTATGTGAATAAGTGGCGTCTCTTGCGCCGTTGTTTCCTACGGCCATACTCGCAGCTTCACGCGGCATTCAAAACTTACAATATGTCTAGTGACAGTTACTTGAACTCAATCGTCAAGGTCTATAAGAATCCTGATTTGTCGGGTTTTACGTTTGACTGTTTTGTTCATAATAGCAAAATCCCCATTATTTACGACACTAAACCAATACTAGATCCAGTGGGAGATCATGTGAGGATGGGCAAGACATTCTGGGAGTTCCAAAGGATCAGGGATATGTACTTGGATAAGTGGAGAGAAAGCGTTACAAATATTCTGCAGCtcaataaaacaaattttactagAATTAATGAATCGAAAAGCAATAATAAGAATGTAAAGCTGTTAGTTGGCGGGCTCGAATCTCTGGTAAAACTAAATTGCCTAAGTCTGAAATATTTGTACTATGTAATTAGGCAGATTAAGCAGAGTGATGGTAATCCCGTTGAACAACTTACACTAACAAATAGATTGCACCGGGCAATTTCCAATTACAATTCAGAAGTTCTGCAGACAAATAGGAATACTTTGGTGGATTTATACAA GAAATATATTCCGCTGGCGCAAAATGCTGAGTGCAAAATGCCTAGAgacattgtaaattttgtatataccATGGGCAATTCGTTGAATATTATTCAATCAATCGGGGCTTTAGAGGAATTGAAAATTGACTTGAAGCAGCTGGGCGTGAAAATTATACGCATGGGAGAGCGATTTCCAACAGATTCACACAAAAAGGAGTTCAGTCTCCATTTTGAaggaaattttttgaagGTATTAAAGTTTTTTGAGGCGGAAAAAGTGGATTTGGTCTTGGAAAACATGGACAAATTGGCCAAACATAGCCCTCCTCCCACAGCTAAGCTATTACCCTGA
- a CDS encoding AAA domain (overlaps_old_locusTagID:BBM_I01355) has protein sequence MGKNTHSSPFSVSNPPNNHKLQNGNSRYSVRVVDQSSVNGLQLENGDDLLIHILSWDFESDLTEEYGENEDRIRAKIKWPFKLQPLKTRFERTSDYIFNFFPLFLIECSQILFKAKTLNNDEEFTFTVLFANVDKCFLQMTLIADAGNLKQSLSDQFSTGDLVVLKIQHISIMAFIKQSFSSSIRIEILIHPAKSNVIAYNNRDLDRFDVLQQLFAPISNKSNQVNSKSTAQKLTVVLKKVLSITTLMREYKTLCTINKLFLRDWILGLNVEEISNLSEIDMLALENEFYDIPIELTNTLIRKYNKGQLLAICNSMRRQGITLIQGPPGSGKTTTIIAIISCILHGKNHSKSHTTLAINDQKHNTCCDRYPWFRKDYINWTDQDREADDIIFYENSTNQDENVNIYDCISRSEWRNTVKGKLLTVPSYADPFKRVLICAPSNAAVDEIVKRLTKSVELDGGIFGADGKRFQPVVTRVGPNIHPDLLEYSLEVKADKTLKLNRGVNQFKGTIKQNILLQSQVICATLSVCGSSELSGFAGHLDALIVDEATQGVELSNLIAISLNSIKRVILVGDPCQLPATVCSRFAIQLGYNQSLFQRLQACGHFINLLDVQYRMCTEISRFPSETFYHGRLKDCDEIHKIRPLVDWYDLPILRPTVFFSIESKEIRAETSYANEIEVELTCQLIEVILGFAEKIPVHKIVESIGVITPYSAQVALLTDAISKRFKGLGTVDVSTVDGFQGREKEIVIFSAVRTLGHGNVHQAIINGKMQLLSGDRLDGFDIKNLTSFSDRMSETFISDQRRINVGITRARTNLFIIGNPHYLLDHIFWLKLYYYYKKNDMIFYVPNDMFDKQGDLYGLRLWISSYFKANPHLCDRFSKIAPKFVSTIISLEKQDV, from the coding sequence ATGGGAAAAAATACACATTCATCACCCTTTTCTGTATCTAATCCGCCGAATAACCACAAATTGCAAAATGGAAACTCACGCTACTCGGTTAGAGTAGTGGACCAATCCTCAGTTAATGGACTACAACTTGAGAATGGAGATGATTTACTTATACATATTCTGTCTTGGGATTTTGAGTCGGATTTGACTGAGGAATATGGCGAGAATGAGGATAGAATAAGAGCCAAAATTAAATGGCCATTTAAATTACAGCCTTTGAAAACCCGTTTTGAAAGGACTagtgattatatatttaattttttcccTCTCTTCCTTATAGAATGCTCTCAAATCCTCTTCAAAGCTAAAACGCTAAATAATGACGAAGAGTTCACATTCACAGTCCTCTTTGCCAATGTGGACAAGTGTTTCTTGCAAATGACACTAATCGCAGACGCTGGAAATTTAAAACAATCATTATCTGACCAATTCTCCACTGGAGATTTGGTGGTTTTGAAGATTCAACATATTTCCATAATGGCGTTCATCAAGCAATCTTTTTCATCTAGCATACGGATAGAGATATTGATACATCCGGCAAAATCCAACGTTATCGCCTATAATAACAGAGATTTAGATCGCTTTGACGTCCTACAGCAGCTATTTGCCCCTATTTCCAACAAATCAAACCAGGTAAATTCTAAATCCACAGCACAAAAGTTGACCGTGGTACTAAAAAAGGTCCTCAGCATCACTACTTTGATGAGGGAATACAAGACCCTTTGTACGATAAACAAGCTGTTTCTAAGGGATTGGATATTGGGTCTTAATGTCGAAGAGATTAGTAACCTATCAGAAATAGATATGCTGGCGcttgaaaatgaattttatgATATACCAATAGAGCTAACAAATACACTAATTCGCAAGTACAACAAGGGACAGTTACTGGCCATTTGCAACAGCATGCGACGCCAGGGCATTACTTTGATTCAGGGCCCTCCTGGCTCAGGAAAAACCACGACCATCATAGCCATCATCAGTTGCATACTACACGGCAAAAATCATTCCAAATCACACACTACACTCGCAATAAATGACCAAAAACACAACACTTGTTGTGATAGATATCCATGGTTTCGCAAAGATTACATTAACTGGACAGACCAAGACAGAGAGGCAGATGATATAATCTTTTACGAAAACTCCACCAACCAAGATGAAAACGTCAACATATATGACTGTATTAGCAGAAGTGAATGGCGTAATACAGTCAAAGGCAAGTTATTAACAGTACCATCGTATGCAGATCCATTCAAACGGGTGCTTATATGTGCCCCTTCCAACGCCGCTGTCGATGAAATCGTTAAAAGGTTGACTAAATCGGTAGAGCTTGATGGCGGAATATTTGGTGCCGACGGAAAGCGTTTTCAGCCTGTGGTCACACGTGTTGGGCCAAATATACACCCGGATCTTCTCGAGTACAGCTTGGAGGTCAAGGCAGATAAGACCCTGAAATTGAACAGGGGGGTTAACCAGTTCAAAGGGACTATCAAGCAGAACATTTTGCTCCAATCTCAGGTAATATGTGCCACTCTTAGCGTTTGTGGATCGTCCGAACTTTCGGGATTTGCAGGGCACTTAGACGCTTTGATTGTAGACGAGGCGACACAGGGCGTGGAATTATCGAACTTAATTGCAATCAGTTTGAATTCTATTAAACGGGTAATTCTAGTTGGAGATCCATGCCAACTACCAGCAACTGTATGTTCCAGATTCGCTATACAACTTGGGTACAATCAGTCTTTGTTCCAAAGGCTACAGGCCTGCGGCcatttcataaatttattagatGTGCAGTACAGGATGTGCACTGAGATATCAAGATTCCCATCGGAGACATTTTATCATGGTAGATTAAAGGACTGTGATGAGATTCACAAAATTAGGCCCCTGGTAGATTGGTACGACTTGCCCATACTAAGGCCCACTGTTTTTTTTTCCATAGAATCAAAGGAGATACGCGCTGAAACCTCTTATGCCAATGAGATAGAAGTGGAGCTGACTTGTCAGTTGATTGAAGTGATATTGGGATTTGCGGAGAAAATTCCCGTTCATAAGATTGTGGAAAGCATTGGGGTAATTACTCCCTACTCTGCCCAAGTGGCCTTGCTTACTGACGCAATTAGCAAACGGTTTAAGGGTTTAGGCACTGTTGATGTATCTACTGTGGATGGATTTCAGGGAAGGGAGAAggaaattgttatattcaGTGCCGTTAGGACGTTGGGACATGGCAATGTGCATCAAGCAATCATTAATGGGAAGATGCAATTGCTCAGTGGCGATAGATTAGATGGatttgatataaaaaatttaactaGTTTTTCTGACAGGATGTCTGAGACTTTTATATCCGACCAACGTCGAATTAATGTGGGGATTACACGGGCACGAACCAACTTATTCATAATTGGCAACCCACACTATTTGTTAGACCACATATTTTGGcttaaattgtattattattacaagAAGAATGACATGATCTTTTACGTCCCTAACGATATGTTTGACAAGCAGGGGGATTTGTATGGGCTTCGCCTGTGGATATCTAGCTATTTCAAGGCCAATCCTCATTTGTGCGATCGGTTCAGCAAAATTGCACCCAAATTCGTATCAACcattatttcattagaAAAACAGGATGTTTAG
- a CDS encoding conserved Plasmodium membrane protein, unknown function (overlaps_old_locusTagID:BBM_I01325) — MSVPNLVRPTHTTAYSGTTGYSKGDYQKCGPNNIHNIILAFAVFVNNTAYLIYNYLSWIVLKQLALKLVAKGLIIMPVSNNLVLYCLISFLSTYLWGTFLTQGFEIDPFSNVISYMQKQIGKDEMVYKILGNLLSGVPLGYTHKLIGYHLGQTFNPLRDKIFYAISAGLLSIYKSFFTILFWSWLPASLKQSFISLATLILHPSKTCSFFPFSKSESKDIHLSLSTLIDVALVEFIASFIVYLAITISIQNSEPKHMWHLINATKRMVTFIGYSILSPISDGPVYNASVIIGMAIGSTDLSYLVIKIVSNLLAAVACAKVFKPPKSLHDKAAKPHEWPKSALGNCCSRLELTIANRKAN; from the exons ATGAGCGTACCCAATCTAGTAAGACCTACCCATACTACTGCGTATAGCGGTACCACTGGTTATTCCAAGGGTGATTATCAGAAATGCGGGCctaataatatacacaatattattttggcTTTTGCCGTCTTCGTGAACAACACCGCTTATCTCATCTATAACTACTTGTCCTGGATTGTTTTGAAACAATTGGCTCTCAAATTAGTTGCAAAGggattaataattatgcCGGTCAGCAATAATTTGGTACTATATTGTCTAATCTCCTTTCTTTCCACATACCTTTGGGGTACCTTTTTAACCCAGGGCTTTGAAATCGATCCATTCTCAAATGTGATCTCGTATATGCAGAAACAGATCGGGAAAG acGAGATGGTCTACAAGATTTTAggaaatttattatctgGTGTACCACTTGGCTATACACACAAGCTAATTGGCTACCACCTTGGCCAGACATTCAATCCACTTagggataaaattttttacgcCATTTCCGCCGGTTTACTCTCTATCTACAAATCTTTTTTCACAATTTTGTTCTGGTCCTGGTTGCCCGCTTCTCTCAAGCAATCATTCATTTCACTGGCAACATTAATCTTACACCCTTCCAAAACGTGCTCCTTCTTCCCTTTCTCAAAGAGTGAATCCAAG GATATCCACCTATCACTTTCTACATTGATTGATGTGGCGTTAgttgaatttattgccAGTTTTATAGTGTACTTGgcaataacaatttcaattcAAAATTCGGAACCCAAACACATGTGGCATCTCATTAACGCGACAAAACGTATGGTTACCTTTATAGGATACTCAATACTCTCTCCTATAAGCG ACGGCCCTGTTTACAATGCGTCGGTAATAATCGGCATGGCAATAGGATCAACTGATTTGAGTTATTTggtgataaaaattgtatcaaaCTTACTTGCAGCAGTCGCTTGTGCTAAGGTGTTCAAGCCGCCCAAATCACTTCATGATAAGGCAGCCAAGCCTCACGAATGGCCCAAATCGGCCCTCGGCAATTGTTGCTCAAGGCTCGAGTTGACCATAGCCAATAGGAAGGCAAACTAG